A DNA window from Anastrepha ludens isolate Willacy chromosome 6, idAnaLude1.1, whole genome shotgun sequence contains the following coding sequences:
- the LOC128868858 gene encoding UBX domain-containing protein 6, translating into MSKIKKFFSRKKEEAAFKLKLGGGMGQGRALNAAAPPPNTSSSKSGSSYVAPKRQELSSEARAAAAAALARNEKKESKDFNTSLAAIKAQAKRELEAEQKIRADEESVSSGASSTTTAKKNLACEGVFFRCPLIGEEILPRKEWKARIKEFLYQQMEFERALTACLIICNCNTREKADDCIQTITKYLENIHNHPDEEKYYKIRMSNKIFSEKVRYVEGALDFLLAAGFREIEIDGEPFLLWSKENVDNNYDLPTLLDALKNAETIELALDRNIRVLMPSQARSVELPDDFYRISPEEIKREQQLRTEAIESAQVLRTKAMREREEQRNLRMYRFALIRVKFPNGIYIQGTFNVYEKIRDIFEFVQSCLIDENLEFNLVVTNGVKFTDEDMESTLYDLRLIPNIVLLFTIPHATASMAADINFLKEELLMLVQKM; encoded by the exons AtgtctaaaatcaaaaaattcttttctcGCAAAAAGGAGGAGGCCGCGTTTAAG CTTAAACTTGGCGGCGGTATGGGGCAGGGTCGTGCTTTGAACGCAGCAGCTCCACCTCCGAATACTTCAAGCTCTAAATCAGGTAGCAGTTATGTCGCACCCAAACGTCAGGAACTAAGCTCTGAGGCACGtgctgcagctgctgctgcGCTTGCtcgcaatgaaaaaaaagaatctAAAGATTTCAACACATCATTGGCGGCCATTAAAGCGCAGGCTAAACGTGAGCTGGAAGCGGAACAGAAAATAAGAGCAGACGAAGAGAGTGTGTCCTCGGGTGCCTCAAGCACaacgacagcgaaaaaaaatttggcctGTGAAGGAGTATTCTTTCGCTGCCCGCTGATTGGAGAGGAAATCTTGCCACGAAAAGAATGGAAGGCGAGAATAAAAGAATTTCTTTATCAACAAATGGAGTTTGAACGCGCATTAACCGCATGTCTGATAATTTGTAACTGCAATACACGCGAAAAg GCTGATGACTGCATTCAAACAATTACGAAATATCTTGAAAACATACATAACCATCCTGATGAAGAgaaatactataaaattagaaTGTCCAATAA aatttttagcgaGAAAGTGCGTTATGTAGAGGGAGCTTTAGACTTCTTGCTAGCAGCTGGATTTCGTGAAATCGAAATCGATGGCGAACCCTTTCTACTTTGGTCTAAGGAAAATGTTGATAATAACTATGACTTGCCTACATTGCTTGATGCACTGAAAAATGCTGAAACTATAGAATTGGCATTGGATAGAAATATTAGAGTTCTTATGCCGTCACAGGCGCGTAGTGTTGAACTGCCTGATGATTTTTATCGCATCTCGCCAGAGGAGATAAAACGTGAACAACAGCTCCGTACCGAAGCGATTGAGAGTGCACAAGTATTGCGAACAAAGGCAATGCGCGAGCGCGAAGAACAACGTAATTTGCGTATGTATCGATTCGCATTGATTCGAGTTAAGTTCCCAAATGGGATTTACATACAG gGTACTTTTAATGTTTACGAGAAAATTagggatatttttgaatttgtgcAGTCCTGTCTCATCGACGAAAACTTGGAATTCAATTTGGTGGTTACCAATGGCGTCAAATTCACCGACGAAGACATGGAGAGCACTTTATACGACTTGCg ACTCATTCCAAACATTGTGCTGCTTTTTACGATTCCTCACGCAACCGCCTCAATGGCAGCTGATATAAATTTTCTAAAGGAAGAGTTGCTAATGTTGGTGCAGAAGATGTGA
- the LOC128867493 gene encoding uncharacterized protein LOC128867493 isoform X2: MNVDSFQQSLNQSLQILILKIEQFVGVAVQAATLLQRQFAEATRNWSSPIEFSPLQLTLLKVLLVLLLGTAGLIAYSWRVYGNVITEKFVRAHLRKSKS, encoded by the exons atgaatgtcgattcctTCCAGCAGTCGCTAAATCAATCGCTGCAAATTCTCATATTAAAGATTGAACAATTCGTGGGAGTAGCAGTGCAAGCAGCGACATTACTTCAACGCCAATTCGCTGAGGCAACAAGAAATTGGAGTAGTCCTATTGAGTTTTCGCCACTACAGTTGACGCTATTGAAAGTGCTACTGGTGCTGCTACTGGGCACTGCTGGACTTATTGCGTATTCGTGGCGTGTTTACGGCAACGTAATTACTGAGAAATTCGTGCGG GCACACTTAAGGAAATCGAAGAGCTGA
- the LOC128867493 gene encoding uncharacterized protein LOC128867493 isoform X1, which translates to MNVDSFQQSLNQSLQILILKIEQFVGVAVQAATLLQRQFAEATRNWSSPIEFSPLQLTLLKVLLVLLLGTAGLIAYSWRVYGNVITEKFVRASTLKEIEELKLSVAKLKLPKEHSPRI; encoded by the exons atgaatgtcgattcctTCCAGCAGTCGCTAAATCAATCGCTGCAAATTCTCATATTAAAGATTGAACAATTCGTGGGAGTAGCAGTGCAAGCAGCGACATTACTTCAACGCCAATTCGCTGAGGCAACAAGAAATTGGAGTAGTCCTATTGAGTTTTCGCCACTACAGTTGACGCTATTGAAAGTGCTACTGGTGCTGCTACTGGGCACTGCTGGACTTATTGCGTATTCGTGGCGTGTTTACGGCAACGTAATTACTGAGAAATTCGTGCGGGCAA GCACACTTAAGGAAATCGAAGAGCTGAAGTTATCGGTCGCTAAATTGAAGTTACCTAAAGAACATTCACCTCGAATTTAG